In Salinigranum marinum, one DNA window encodes the following:
- a CDS encoding BtpA/SgcQ family protein: MTLLDSDADALVVGMVHLQPLPGAPGFDGDRDRIRERAVSDARALAAGGVDGVMVENFGDVPFYPESVPTHVVASMTDAVGRVVEAVDVPVGVNVLRNDADAALSVAAATGASFIRVNVHAGARVTDQGLIEGRAHETVRLRSRLAADIEIMADVGVKHSAPLGERRSLDESVDDVVTRGLADAVVVSGRGTGHAVDPARLERAAAACARHDAPLFVGSGVTAEAVGDCLAHADGVVVGTALKAGGETTNVVAEDRVRAVVDAAHEG; this comes from the coding sequence ATGACACTCCTCGACTCCGATGCCGACGCGCTCGTCGTCGGTATGGTCCACCTCCAGCCCTTGCCCGGTGCGCCCGGCTTCGACGGTGACCGCGACCGGATCCGCGAGCGCGCCGTTTCTGACGCCCGCGCGCTCGCCGCCGGCGGCGTCGACGGCGTGATGGTCGAGAACTTCGGGGACGTCCCGTTCTACCCCGAGTCGGTCCCCACACACGTCGTCGCGTCGATGACCGACGCGGTCGGCCGGGTGGTCGAGGCCGTCGACGTCCCCGTCGGCGTGAACGTGCTCCGGAACGACGCCGACGCCGCCCTCTCGGTCGCGGCCGCAACCGGGGCGTCGTTCATCCGCGTCAACGTCCACGCCGGCGCGCGCGTGACTGACCAGGGCCTGATCGAGGGTCGCGCCCACGAGACCGTCCGACTCCGTTCACGGCTGGCGGCCGACATCGAGATCATGGCAGACGTCGGGGTCAAACACTCCGCGCCGCTGGGCGAGCGGCGGTCGCTCGACGAGTCGGTCGACGACGTCGTGACGCGCGGCCTCGCCGACGCAGTCGTCGTCTCGGGCCGGGGGACCGGCCACGCGGTCGACCCGGCGCGGCTCGAACGCGCCGCGGCCGCCTGTGCCCGCCACGACGCCCCGCTGTTCGTCGGGAGCGGCGTCACCGCCGAGGCGGTCGGCGACTGTCTCGCGCACGCCGACGGCGTCGTGGTCGGGACGGCGCTCAAAGCGGGCGGCGAGACGACGAACGTCGTCGCCGAAGACCGCGTCCGGGCGGTCGTCGACGCCGCTCACGAAGGGTAG
- a CDS encoding DUF429 domain-containing protein, with amino-acid sequence MSRYVGVDGCSSGWFAVTCDPDEGLDYALRSDFAAVVDAVPTADRLLVDMPIGLPERGRRACDEAARERLGSRASTVFFAPCRAVLDARDHEAASAVNRDRTGYGLSIQAWHLVPRIREVDATLRSSRAIPPVVEAHPELCFATLGDGPVSASKATAAGRTERLDRLRAVLPDVDRTYEAWLDATLRKDVARDDVLDALVLAVSAAGPLARVPAVPDEQVPRDAVGLPMEIRYLADHAFDT; translated from the coding sequence GTGTCCCGCTACGTCGGCGTCGACGGCTGTTCGAGCGGGTGGTTCGCGGTCACGTGCGACCCCGACGAGGGGCTCGACTACGCGCTCCGCTCGGACTTCGCGGCCGTCGTCGACGCCGTCCCGACGGCCGACCGACTGCTCGTCGACATGCCGATCGGCCTCCCCGAGCGCGGCCGCCGGGCGTGTGACGAGGCCGCCCGGGAGCGACTGGGGTCTCGCGCGTCGACCGTCTTCTTCGCGCCGTGTCGCGCCGTCCTCGACGCCCGGGACCACGAGGCGGCGTCGGCGGTGAACCGCGACCGGACGGGCTACGGGCTCTCCATCCAGGCGTGGCATCTCGTCCCCCGCATCCGGGAGGTCGACGCGACCCTCCGGTCCTCGCGGGCGATCCCGCCCGTGGTCGAGGCACACCCGGAACTGTGTTTCGCCACGCTAGGTGACGGACCCGTCTCGGCGTCGAAGGCGACGGCGGCCGGTCGGACGGAACGGCTCGACCGTCTCCGCGCCGTGCTTCCCGACGTCGACAGGACGTACGAGGCCTGGCTCGACGCGACCCTGCGGAAGGACGTGGCGCGGGACGACGTCCTCGACGCGCTCGTGCTCGCCGTCAGCGCCGCGGGGCCGCTCGCTCGCGTCCCCGCCGTCCCGGACGAGCAGGTCCCCCGCGACGCCGTCGGGCTCCCGATGGAGATTCGGTACCTGGCCGACCACGCGTTCGACACGT